One window of the Pirellulales bacterium genome contains the following:
- a CDS encoding DUF1801 domain-containing protein, whose protein sequence is MQSKAATVDEYLAALPADRRAALAAIRRAILPQLDAGFEEGMQYGMIGYYVPHHVYPAGYHCDPRQPVPFAALASQKNHLALYLMSIYADSAEERWLLDAWAKTGKKLDRGKSCIRFKRLEDLPLDVVARFFRRSTAKKFLATYERALAGTRGGSAASKPSAARKTAKAARRAAAQGPAKKAPQRPSKKQAPASRPARKKKK, encoded by the coding sequence ATGCAATCCAAAGCCGCGACGGTCGACGAATACCTGGCCGCCTTGCCTGCCGATCGGCGCGCAGCGCTCGCGGCGATCCGCCGGGCGATTCTGCCGCAGCTCGATGCCGGGTTCGAAGAGGGGATGCAGTACGGCATGATCGGCTACTACGTGCCGCATCACGTCTACCCGGCCGGATACCACTGCGACCCGCGGCAGCCGGTGCCCTTTGCGGCGCTGGCCTCGCAGAAGAACCACCTGGCGCTCTATTTGATGTCGATCTACGCCGATAGCGCCGAGGAGCGTTGGTTGCTCGACGCCTGGGCCAAGACCGGCAAGAAGCTCGACCGCGGCAAGAGTTGCATCCGTTTTAAGCGGCTCGAAGATCTGCCGCTGGACGTGGTCGCCCGGTTCTTTCGCCGCTCGACCGCCAAGAAGTTCCTGGCCACATACGAACGAGCCCTCGCGGGAACGCGCGGCGGCAGTGCTGCGTCGAAACCGTCGGCCGCGCGCAAGACGGCCAAGGCCGCCCGGCGCGCTGCGGCGCAGGGTCCTGCGAAAAAAGCCCCCCAGCGTCCGTCCAAGAAACAAGCCCCTGCGTCCCGGCCTGCGCGCAAGAAAAAGAAGTAG
- a CDS encoding AAA family ATPase codes for MTAADSPLAPLVAEFAQALRLCAELFDQAAATTLRELPERLPCPAREFPGLMRDLHRGLLLKVFVDVVHADRHLGPGEELLAAELAAHLTGKPQSPAQVKKLLARAEADVRGLDWTTLVGPFAQFPPLRGRVAELQTLVMRLANLVGKIEGRAAPETVAQISMIQYALWQQLGRPDAPPVAAPVAETSRCTSAAHELAELIEPVPAPEKAVEIPPAPPERLDDVLAELDALVGIAEIKREVRCLANFLRMQGERRRLGLPADPVTLHMIFSGNPGTGKTTVARLVGRIFRAMGILAKGHLVETDRSGLVAEYAGQTGPKTHRKIDEALDGVLFVDEAYSLVSASGDDPYGDEAIQALLKRVEDDRARLVVILAGYPGPLDELLASNPGLTSRFPRRLEFPDYSADELCAIFRGLCARNHYVLGPGAAERLAECFAAALAAGDEHFGNGRSARNLFEDAIRRMADRIAAQVPLTRELLTTLEAGDLHADVLVEARAVSCAAQ; via the coding sequence ATGACTGCCGCCGATTCGCCGTTGGCCCCGTTGGTCGCCGAGTTTGCGCAGGCCCTGCGCTTGTGCGCCGAGTTGTTCGACCAGGCTGCCGCCACGACCCTGCGCGAGCTGCCCGAGCGTCTGCCGTGCCCGGCGCGCGAGTTTCCGGGCCTGATGCGCGATCTGCACCGCGGTCTGTTGTTGAAGGTGTTTGTCGACGTGGTGCATGCCGATCGTCATTTGGGCCCCGGCGAAGAGCTGCTCGCCGCCGAACTGGCCGCGCATCTGACCGGCAAACCGCAGTCGCCCGCGCAGGTCAAGAAGCTCCTGGCCCGCGCCGAGGCCGACGTTCGCGGTCTCGATTGGACGACGCTGGTCGGGCCGTTTGCCCAGTTTCCTCCGCTGCGCGGACGGGTCGCGGAGTTGCAGACGCTTGTCATGCGCCTGGCCAACCTGGTCGGCAAGATCGAGGGCCGCGCCGCGCCGGAGACCGTGGCCCAGATTTCGATGATTCAATATGCCCTGTGGCAGCAACTCGGCCGCCCCGACGCGCCGCCCGTCGCCGCGCCGGTCGCCGAGACGAGCCGCTGCACCAGCGCCGCGCACGAACTTGCCGAGCTGATCGAACCGGTGCCCGCGCCGGAGAAAGCGGTCGAGATCCCGCCTGCGCCGCCGGAGCGGCTTGACGATGTGCTGGCCGAACTCGACGCTTTGGTTGGCATCGCCGAGATCAAGCGTGAGGTCCGCTGCCTGGCCAATTTCCTGCGCATGCAGGGCGAGCGCCGCCGGCTGGGTCTGCCCGCCGATCCGGTGACCCTGCACATGATCTTCAGCGGCAACCCTGGCACGGGCAAGACGACCGTCGCGCGGCTCGTGGGGCGCATCTTCCGCGCGATGGGGATCTTGGCCAAGGGGCACCTGGTCGAGACCGATCGGTCGGGCCTGGTGGCCGAGTACGCCGGTCAGACGGGCCCCAAGACCCATCGCAAGATCGACGAAGCGCTCGACGGCGTGTTGTTTGTCGACGAGGCGTACAGCCTGGTGAGCGCCTCGGGCGACGATCCGTATGGCGACGAGGCGATTCAGGCCCTGCTCAAACGCGTCGAAGACGATCGGGCCCGGCTGGTGGTGATTCTGGCGGGCTATCCGGGGCCGCTCGACGAGCTGCTCGCCAGCAATCCCGGGTTGACGTCGCGGTTTCCGCGCCGGCTGGAGTTCCCCGACTATTCGGCCGACGAATTGTGCGCGATCTTCCGCGGCCTGTGTGCGCGGAACCACTATGTGCTCGGTCCCGGGGCGGCAGAACGGCTGGCCGAATGTTTTGCCGCCGCGCTGGCCGCCGGCGACGAGCATTTCGGCAACGGCCGCAGTGCTCGCAATCTGTTCGAGGACGCCATCCGGCGGATGGCCGACCGGATCGCGGCACAAGTCCCCCTGACGCGCGAGCTGCTCACCACGCTCGAGGCCGGCGACCTGCACGCCGACGTCCTCGTCGAGGCCCGCGCGGTTTCCTGCGCGGCGCAGTAG